The Haloarcula sp. H-GB4 genome segment ACCCGCGTCGGGGTCACGGAGTTCCTCGGTGTAGACGGGTGCAACCGTGTCACCGGTTTCGACCTCGTCCGTAGTCACCTGCCCGAGCGCGCGGACGAACTCGTCGCTCGTACCAGAAACATCAGTTACGTCGAACTCCACGATAGCCAGCGTGTTGGGCTCGCGAACGCCCGGCGGCGTCGCTGTCGAATGGGTCCAGGTGACGACTTCGCCGGTCCGGTCCGAGAGGTCCAAGCTCTCTTCCTGTGGCTCGCCACACTCAGGACACAGCGGATGCGTGGGGTACGAGACGTGACCGTTCGAACACATACCTGCTTCCAGCGTCATTCTGCGGCCTCCATGATGGTGGTGATAACACAGTTCCCGAACCCGCCGACGTTACACGCCAGTGCGGTGTCGGCCTCGACCTGTCGCGGCCCGGCCTCACCGACGAGTTGTTCGTAGATTTCGACGCCCTGCGCGACACCGCTTGCCCCCAGCGGATGGCCCTTCGATTTGAGCCCGCCGGAGGTGTTGATTGGCAACTCGCCGTCCTTGGCCGTCGCGCCGTCCATCGCCATCTCCCAGGCCGTTCCCTGGTCGGCGACGCCGATGCCCTCCAACTGGAGGAACTCCAGAATGGTGAACATATCGTGCAGTTCGGCCACGTCGAGGTCGTCGGGGCTGAGACCGGCCATCTCGTAGGCCTGTTTGCTCGACTCGACGACCCCGCCCATGATTGTCGGGTCGTCGCGCTCGTGGACAACGTGGGTATCAGTCGCCCCACCGATACCGGAGACGAGTGCGTACTCGTCGGTGATCTCTTTGGCCCGTTCCTCCGTCGTGAACATGAGCGCGGCGCTGCCGTCCGTAATCGGACAGAAGTCATACAGCCGCAGCGGGTCCGCAATGATG includes the following:
- a CDS encoding Zn-ribbon domain-containing OB-fold protein — encoded protein: MTLEAGMCSNGHVSYPTHPLCPECGEPQEESLDLSDRTGEVVTWTHSTATPPGVREPNTLAIVEFDVTDVSGTSDEFVRALGQVTTDEVETGDTVAPVYTEELRDPDAGIKVPESQDWDGYRWDPV